CATCAAATTAACATTATCGATACTCCGGGTCACGTAGACTTCACAATTGAAGTTGAGCGTTCCATGCGCGTGTTGGATGGTGTAATCGCAGTATTTTGTTCTGTGGGCGGCGTGCAACCGCAGTCTGAGACAGTGTGGCGGCAAGCAGAACGCTACAAAGTTCCTCGGATAGCCTTTATCAACAAGATGGATCGCACCGGAGCGAACTTTTATAAAGTTCACGAGCAAATCCGCGATCGCCTGCGGGCGAATGCGATCGCCATTCAACTACCCATTGGTAGTGAAAATGACTTCCAAGGTATCGTTGACCTAGTACGGCAACGTGCGTACATTTACGCCAACGACCAAGGAACCGATATCCAGGAAACCGATATCCCGGAAGAATTGCAAGCGCAGGTAGACGAATTCCGCACTAAGCTCATAGAAGCTGCGGCAGAAACCGATGATGCTCTGATGGCTAAGTACTTCGAGGGCGAAGAACTTACAGAACAGGAAATTAGGACTGCTCTGCGTAAAGGCACAATTGCGGGGACAATTGTACCAGTACTTTGCGGTTCAGCATTCAAAAACAAAGGCGTGCAGTTGATGCTGGATGCCGTTGTAGATTACCTGCCAGCGCCAAGTGAAGTACCGCCAATTCAAGGCTTACTTCCCAATGGCGATACTATTGAGCGACGGGCTGATGACAATGAACCCCTAGCAGCTCTGGCATTCAAGATTATGGCTGACCCTTACGGTCGCCTGACATTTGTTCGCGTTTATTCTGGTGTCCTGAAAAAGGGCAGCTACGTTCTCAACGCTAGTAAGAATAAAAAAGAACGGATTTCCCGCTTAGTTCTCATGAAGGCAGACGATCGGCAAGATGTCGATGAACTGCGAGCAGGTGATTTGGGAGCAGCTCTGGGTTTGAAAGACACCTTAACAGGTGACACGCTCTGTGATGATGGATCGCCAGTAATTTTGGAATCCCTATTCATTCCTGAGCCTGTGATCTCGGTGGCGGTTGAACCCAAAACCAAGAACGATATGGACAAGTTGTCCAAAGCTCTGCAATCTCTCTCAGAAGAAGACCCCACCTTCCGTGTCCGTGTCGATCCCGAAACAAACCAAACCGTGATTGCGGGGATGGGAGAGCTACACCTAGAAATTCTAGTAGACCGGATGTTACGAGAATTTAAAGTGGAAGCGAATGTAGGTGCGCCACAAGTAGCTTACCGAGAAACAATTCGGAAAGCTGTGAACAAAGTTGAGGGCAAATTCATCCGCCAAAGTGGTGGTAAAGGTCAATACGGTCACGTTGTGATCAATTTGGAGCCTGGAGAACCCGGTACTGGCTTTGAATTCGTTTCCAAAATTGCTGGCGGTACAGTACCTAAAG
The Nostoc punctiforme PCC 73102 genome window above contains:
- the fusA gene encoding elongation factor G: MARTIPLEKVRNIGIAAHIDAGKTTTTERILFYSGIIHKIGEVHEGTAVTDWMEQERERGITITAAAISTSWKDHQINIIDTPGHVDFTIEVERSMRVLDGVIAVFCSVGGVQPQSETVWRQAERYKVPRIAFINKMDRTGANFYKVHEQIRDRLRANAIAIQLPIGSENDFQGIVDLVRQRAYIYANDQGTDIQETDIPEELQAQVDEFRTKLIEAAAETDDALMAKYFEGEELTEQEIRTALRKGTIAGTIVPVLCGSAFKNKGVQLMLDAVVDYLPAPSEVPPIQGLLPNGDTIERRADDNEPLAALAFKIMADPYGRLTFVRVYSGVLKKGSYVLNASKNKKERISRLVLMKADDRQDVDELRAGDLGAALGLKDTLTGDTLCDDGSPVILESLFIPEPVISVAVEPKTKNDMDKLSKALQSLSEEDPTFRVRVDPETNQTVIAGMGELHLEILVDRMLREFKVEANVGAPQVAYRETIRKAVNKVEGKFIRQSGGKGQYGHVVINLEPGEPGTGFEFVSKIAGGTVPKEYVGPAEQGMKESCESGVLAGYPLIDVKATLIDGSYHDVDSSEMAFKIAGSMAMKEAVLKASPVILEPMMKVEVEVPEDYMGNVIGDLNTRRGQIESQSTEKGLAKVTSKVPLASMFGYATDIRSKTQGRGTFTMEFSHYEEVPRSVAETIIAKSKGNA